The Ictidomys tridecemlineatus isolate mIctTri1 chromosome 6, mIctTri1.hap1, whole genome shotgun sequence genome includes a region encoding these proteins:
- the Chkb gene encoding choline/ethanolamine kinase isoform X4, translated as MAAEGSTAAEGGTTVTEGGAVGGHLAKDSLWQSKSPDAAPTRRRSSSLSRDAERRAYQWCREYLGGAWRRVRPEELRVFPVSGGLSNLLFRCSLPDHLPSVGEEPREVLLRLYGAILQGVDSLVLESVMFAILAERSLGPQLYGVFPEGRLEQYLPSRPLKTRELREPVLSAAIATKMARFHGMEMPFTKEPHWLFGTMERYLKQIQDLPPTGLLNMNLLEMYSLKDEMGNLRKLLDSTPSPVVFCHNDIQEGNILLLSEPENADSLMLVDFEYSSYNYRGFDIGNHFCEWVYDYTHEEWPFYKAQPTDYPTRGQQLHFIRHYLAEVKKGETLSQEEQKKLEEDLLVEVSRYALASHFFWGLWSILQASMSTIEFGYLEYAQSRFQFYFQQKGQLTSFHSSS; from the exons ATGGCGGCGGAGGGGAGCACTGCGGCCGAAGGCGGGACAACTGTGACCGAAGGCGGGGCTGTCGGCGGCCACCTGGCCAAGGACAGCTTGTGGCAGTCTAAATCCCCGGACGCGGCCCCGACCCGGCGGCGCTCCTCGTCGCTGTCGCGTGACGCCGAGCGCCGAGCCTACCAATGGTGCCGGGAGTACCTGGGCGGGGCCTGGCGCCGAGTGCGGCCGGAAGAGCTGAGGGTTTTCCCTGTGAG CGGAGGTCTCAGCAACCTGCTCTTCCGCTGCTCGCTCCCGGACCACCTGCCCAGCGTTGGCGAGGAGCCCCGGGAGGTGCTGCTGCGGCTGTATGGGGCCATCCTGCAG GGTGTAGACTCCTTGGTCCTAGAAAGCGTGATGTTTGCCATTCTTGCAGAGCGGTCGCTGGGTCCCCAGCTCTATGGAGTCTTTCCAGAGGGCCGGCTGGAACAGTACCTCCCA AGCCGACCATTGAAAACTCGGGAGCTTCGAGAGCCAGTGTTATCAGCAGCCATTGCCACGAAGATGGCCCGATTCCATGGCATGGAGATGCCGTTCACCAAGGAGCCCCACTGGCTGTTTGGGACCATGGAACG GTACCTAAAGCAGATCCAGGACTTGCCTCCCACTGGCCTCCTCAATATGAATCTGCTGGAGATGTACAGCCTGAAGGATGAGATGGGCAACCTCAG AAAGCTGCTAGATTCTACGCCATCGCCGGTGGTCTTCTGCCACAATGACATCCAAGAAG GGAACATCCTATTGCTCTCAGAGCCTGAAAATGCTGACAGTCTCATGCTGGTTGATTTCGAGTATAGCAGTTATAACTACAG AGGCTTTGACATTGGGAACCATTTTTGTGAATGGGTTTATGATTATACTCATGAGGAATGGCCTTTTTACAAAGCACAGCCCACAGACTACCCTACCAGGGGACAACAG CTCCATTTTATTCGCCATTACCTGGCAGAAGTAAAGAAAGGCGAGACCCTCTCCCAAGAGGAACAGAAAAAATTGGAAGAAGATTTGCTGGTAGAAGTCAGTCG GTATGCTCTGGCATCCCATTTCTTTTGGGGTTTATGGTCCATCCTCCAGGCATCCATGTCTACAATAGAATTTGGTTACTTG GAGTATGCCCAGTCTCGGTTCCAGTTCTACTTCCAACAGAAGGGACAGCTGACCAGCTTCCACTCATCATCCTGA
- the Chkb gene encoding choline/ethanolamine kinase isoform X1: MAAEGSTAAEGGTTVTEGGAVGGHLAKDSLWQSKSPDAAPTRRRSSSLSRDAERRAYQWCREYLGGAWRRVRPEELRVFPVSGGLSNLLFRCSLPDHLPSVGEEPREVLLRLYGAILQGVDSLVLESVMFAILAERSLGPQLYGVFPEGRLEQYLPSRPLKTRELREPVLSAAIATKMARFHGMEMPFTKEPHWLFGTMERYLKQIQDLPPTGLLNMNLLEMYSLKDEMGNLRKLLDSTPSPVVFCHNDIQEGNILLLSEPENADSLMLVDFEYSSYNYRGFDIGNHFCEWVYDYTHEEWPFYKAQPTDYPTRGQQVCSGIPFLLGFMVHPPGIHVYNRIWLLGVCPVSVPVLLPTEGTADQLPLIILTVQFLLLRVSPGASRAGPWREGQRAGVPGMGLCPTVQLYEEADLSSNSNSPQGRQAEALGLCTLINELLPSQDILFLTRCSKNTKPRNAHRLAK; this comes from the exons ATGGCGGCGGAGGGGAGCACTGCGGCCGAAGGCGGGACAACTGTGACCGAAGGCGGGGCTGTCGGCGGCCACCTGGCCAAGGACAGCTTGTGGCAGTCTAAATCCCCGGACGCGGCCCCGACCCGGCGGCGCTCCTCGTCGCTGTCGCGTGACGCCGAGCGCCGAGCCTACCAATGGTGCCGGGAGTACCTGGGCGGGGCCTGGCGCCGAGTGCGGCCGGAAGAGCTGAGGGTTTTCCCTGTGAG CGGAGGTCTCAGCAACCTGCTCTTCCGCTGCTCGCTCCCGGACCACCTGCCCAGCGTTGGCGAGGAGCCCCGGGAGGTGCTGCTGCGGCTGTATGGGGCCATCCTGCAG GGTGTAGACTCCTTGGTCCTAGAAAGCGTGATGTTTGCCATTCTTGCAGAGCGGTCGCTGGGTCCCCAGCTCTATGGAGTCTTTCCAGAGGGCCGGCTGGAACAGTACCTCCCA AGCCGACCATTGAAAACTCGGGAGCTTCGAGAGCCAGTGTTATCAGCAGCCATTGCCACGAAGATGGCCCGATTCCATGGCATGGAGATGCCGTTCACCAAGGAGCCCCACTGGCTGTTTGGGACCATGGAACG GTACCTAAAGCAGATCCAGGACTTGCCTCCCACTGGCCTCCTCAATATGAATCTGCTGGAGATGTACAGCCTGAAGGATGAGATGGGCAACCTCAG AAAGCTGCTAGATTCTACGCCATCGCCGGTGGTCTTCTGCCACAATGACATCCAAGAAG GGAACATCCTATTGCTCTCAGAGCCTGAAAATGCTGACAGTCTCATGCTGGTTGATTTCGAGTATAGCAGTTATAACTACAG AGGCTTTGACATTGGGAACCATTTTTGTGAATGGGTTTATGATTATACTCATGAGGAATGGCCTTTTTACAAAGCACAGCCCACAGACTACCCTACCAGGGGACAACAG GTATGCTCTGGCATCCCATTTCTTTTGGGGTTTATGGTCCATCCTCCAGGCATCCATGTCTACAATAGAATTTGGTTACTTG GAGTATGCCCAGTCTCGGTTCCAGTTCTACTTCCAACAGAAGGGACAGCTGACCAGCTTCCACTCATCATCCTGACTGTCCAGTTCCTACTCCTCAGAGTTTCTCCTGGAGCCTCCAGGGCAGGACCttggagggaggggcagagggcaggagtcCCTGGGATGGGGCTGTGCCCCACAGTGCAACTGTATGAGGAGGCTGACCTCTCCTCCAATTCGAATAGTCcccaaggcaggcaggcagaagcCCTTGGGCTGTGTACCTTAATAAATGAGCTTCTTCCTTCACAAGATATCTTGTTCCTGACTAGGTGCAGCAAAAATACCAAGCCAAGGAATGCACACAGACTGGCCAAGTGA
- the Chkb gene encoding choline/ethanolamine kinase isoform X2 has product MVPGVPGRGLAPSAAGRAEGFPCEVGGQGLAPPVRRRGQGQGSASESSRFSRFCRLRVLTPWRRSQQPALPLLAPGPPAQRWRGAPGGAAAAVWGHPAGCRLLGPRKRDVCHSCRAVAGSPALWSLSRGPAGTVPPSSWVQSRPLKTRELREPVLSAAIATKMARFHGMEMPFTKEPHWLFGTMERYLKQIQDLPPTGLLNMNLLEMYSLKDEMGNLRKLLDSTPSPVVFCHNDIQEGNILLLSEPENADSLMLVDFEYSSYNYRGFDIGNHFCEWVYDYTHEEWPFYKAQPTDYPTRGQQVCSGIPFLLGFMVHPPGIHVYNRIWLLGVCPVSVPVLLPTEGTADQLPLIILTVQFLLLRVSPGASRAGPWREGQRAGVPGMGLCPTVQLYEEADLSSNSNSPQGRQAEALGLCTLINELLPSQDILFLTRCSKNTKPRNAHRLAK; this is encoded by the exons ATGGTGCCGGGAGTACCTGGGCGGGGCCTGGCGCCGAGTGCGGCCGGAAGAGCTGAGGGTTTTCCCTGTGAGGTGGGAGGTCAGGGGTTAGCCCCTCCTGTGCGCCGCCGGGGCCAGGGTCAAGGGTCAGCCTCGGAGTCCTCGAGATTTTCCCGCTTCTGCCGCCTCCGAGTGCTCACGCCTTGG CGGAGGTCTCAGCAACCTGCTCTTCCGCTGCTCGCTCCCGGACCACCTGCCCAGCGTTGGCGAGGAGCCCCGGGAGGTGCTGCTGCGGCTGTATGGGGCCATCCTGCAG GGTGTAGACTCCTTGGTCCTAGAAAGCGTGATGTTTGCCATTCTTGCAGAGCGGTCGCTGGGTCCCCAGCTCTATGGAGTCTTTCCAGAGGGCCGGCTGGAACAGTACCTCCCA GTTCCTGGGTGCAGAGCCGACCATTGAAAACTCGGGAGCTTCGAGAGCCAGTGTTATCAGCAGCCATTGCCACGAAGATGGCCCGATTCCATGGCATGGAGATGCCGTTCACCAAGGAGCCCCACTGGCTGTTTGGGACCATGGAACG GTACCTAAAGCAGATCCAGGACTTGCCTCCCACTGGCCTCCTCAATATGAATCTGCTGGAGATGTACAGCCTGAAGGATGAGATGGGCAACCTCAG AAAGCTGCTAGATTCTACGCCATCGCCGGTGGTCTTCTGCCACAATGACATCCAAGAAG GGAACATCCTATTGCTCTCAGAGCCTGAAAATGCTGACAGTCTCATGCTGGTTGATTTCGAGTATAGCAGTTATAACTACAG AGGCTTTGACATTGGGAACCATTTTTGTGAATGGGTTTATGATTATACTCATGAGGAATGGCCTTTTTACAAAGCACAGCCCACAGACTACCCTACCAGGGGACAACAG GTATGCTCTGGCATCCCATTTCTTTTGGGGTTTATGGTCCATCCTCCAGGCATCCATGTCTACAATAGAATTTGGTTACTTG GAGTATGCCCAGTCTCGGTTCCAGTTCTACTTCCAACAGAAGGGACAGCTGACCAGCTTCCACTCATCATCCTGACTGTCCAGTTCCTACTCCTCAGAGTTTCTCCTGGAGCCTCCAGGGCAGGACCttggagggaggggcagagggcaggagtcCCTGGGATGGGGCTGTGCCCCACAGTGCAACTGTATGAGGAGGCTGACCTCTCCTCCAATTCGAATAGTCcccaaggcaggcaggcagaagcCCTTGGGCTGTGTACCTTAATAAATGAGCTTCTTCCTTCACAAGATATCTTGTTCCTGACTAGGTGCAGCAAAAATACCAAGCCAAGGAATGCACACAGACTGGCCAAGTGA
- the Chkb gene encoding choline/ethanolamine kinase isoform X3 produces MVPGVPGRGLAPSAAGRAEGFPCERRSQQPALPLLAPGPPAQRWRGAPGGAAAAVWGHPAGCRLLGPRKRDVCHSCRAVAGSPALWSLSRGPAGTVPPSSWVQSRPLKTRELREPVLSAAIATKMARFHGMEMPFTKEPHWLFGTMERYLKQIQDLPPTGLLNMNLLEMYSLKDEMGNLRKLLDSTPSPVVFCHNDIQEGNILLLSEPENADSLMLVDFEYSSYNYRGFDIGNHFCEWVYDYTHEEWPFYKAQPTDYPTRGQQVCSGIPFLLGFMVHPPGIHVYNRIWLLGVCPVSVPVLLPTEGTADQLPLIILTVQFLLLRVSPGASRAGPWREGQRAGVPGMGLCPTVQLYEEADLSSNSNSPQGRQAEALGLCTLINELLPSQDILFLTRCSKNTKPRNAHRLAK; encoded by the exons ATGGTGCCGGGAGTACCTGGGCGGGGCCTGGCGCCGAGTGCGGCCGGAAGAGCTGAGGGTTTTCCCTGTGAG CGGAGGTCTCAGCAACCTGCTCTTCCGCTGCTCGCTCCCGGACCACCTGCCCAGCGTTGGCGAGGAGCCCCGGGAGGTGCTGCTGCGGCTGTATGGGGCCATCCTGCAG GGTGTAGACTCCTTGGTCCTAGAAAGCGTGATGTTTGCCATTCTTGCAGAGCGGTCGCTGGGTCCCCAGCTCTATGGAGTCTTTCCAGAGGGCCGGCTGGAACAGTACCTCCCA GTTCCTGGGTGCAGAGCCGACCATTGAAAACTCGGGAGCTTCGAGAGCCAGTGTTATCAGCAGCCATTGCCACGAAGATGGCCCGATTCCATGGCATGGAGATGCCGTTCACCAAGGAGCCCCACTGGCTGTTTGGGACCATGGAACG GTACCTAAAGCAGATCCAGGACTTGCCTCCCACTGGCCTCCTCAATATGAATCTGCTGGAGATGTACAGCCTGAAGGATGAGATGGGCAACCTCAG AAAGCTGCTAGATTCTACGCCATCGCCGGTGGTCTTCTGCCACAATGACATCCAAGAAG GGAACATCCTATTGCTCTCAGAGCCTGAAAATGCTGACAGTCTCATGCTGGTTGATTTCGAGTATAGCAGTTATAACTACAG AGGCTTTGACATTGGGAACCATTTTTGTGAATGGGTTTATGATTATACTCATGAGGAATGGCCTTTTTACAAAGCACAGCCCACAGACTACCCTACCAGGGGACAACAG GTATGCTCTGGCATCCCATTTCTTTTGGGGTTTATGGTCCATCCTCCAGGCATCCATGTCTACAATAGAATTTGGTTACTTG GAGTATGCCCAGTCTCGGTTCCAGTTCTACTTCCAACAGAAGGGACAGCTGACCAGCTTCCACTCATCATCCTGACTGTCCAGTTCCTACTCCTCAGAGTTTCTCCTGGAGCCTCCAGGGCAGGACCttggagggaggggcagagggcaggagtcCCTGGGATGGGGCTGTGCCCCACAGTGCAACTGTATGAGGAGGCTGACCTCTCCTCCAATTCGAATAGTCcccaaggcaggcaggcagaagcCCTTGGGCTGTGTACCTTAATAAATGAGCTTCTTCCTTCACAAGATATCTTGTTCCTGACTAGGTGCAGCAAAAATACCAAGCCAAGGAATGCACACAGACTGGCCAAGTGA